In Toxotes jaculatrix isolate fToxJac2 chromosome 12, fToxJac2.pri, whole genome shotgun sequence, the following are encoded in one genomic region:
- the LOC121190633 gene encoding lysophosphatidic acid receptor 6-like produces the protein MFQTHQPDLKMYNITLQTDNISTLGVIQNDKNCNKSDDFKYPLYSSFFSLVFVVGFFFNMVAVYIFGCRLKLRNETTTYMINLVVSDSLFVLSLPFRVVYFIKRDWMFGSVLCKISVALFYTNMYGSILFLTCISVDRFLAIVHPFRSQAIRTKRNAKLACCTVWVLVLSGSIPTGFLLDTTSPKYANSSSNYCFENYSKNQWKSELSKVVVFIETVGFIIPLMVNVCCSVMVLRTLRKPQTISRGSNLNKAKILRMILVHLLIFCFCFIPYNVNLIFYALVRSSVLKGCYAEYVVRTIYPIALCIAVTNCCFDPVIYYFTSETIQSSIKRKSTAWHNGAKLLDRLQMDSSQNTTLKSQTLRD, from the coding sequence ATGTTCCAAACTCACCAGCCTGATCTAAAGATGTATAACATCACCCTGCAAACTGATAACATCAGTACACTGGGTGTCATTCAAAATGACAAGAACTGCAACAAGAGCGATGACTTCAAGTACCCTCTATACAGCTCGTTTTTCAGCCTGGTGTTTGTAGTCGGATTTTTCTTCAACATGGTGGCCGTATACATTTTTGGCTGTAGACTGAAGCTGCGAAATGAGACCACGACATACATGATAAACCTTGTCGTTTCAGACTCTCTCTTCGTTCTCAGTTTGCCTTTTCGGGTTGTTTACTTTATTAAACGCGACTGGATGTTTGGAAGTGTGCTCTGCAAGATCTCGGTGGCCCTTTTCTACACCAACATGTACGGCagcatcctcttcctcacctgcATCAGCGTTGACCGCTTTCTGGCCATTGTGCACCCATTCCGTTCGCAGGCCATTCGCACTAAGAGGAATGCCAAACTGGCCTGCTGCACGGTGTGGGTGTTGGTTCTCTCTGGAAGTATACCCACAGGGTTTCTTTTGGACACCACCTCACCCAAATATGCCAACTCCTCCTCAAACTACTGCTTTGAAAACTACTCCAAAAACCAGTGGAAGTCTGAGCTGTCCAAGGTGGTGGTGTTTATTGAGACCGTGGGCTTCATCATCCCGTTGATGGTCAATGTGTGCTGCTCGGTCATGGTGCTACGGACACTGAGGAAACCGCAAACCATTAGCCGTGGATCGAACCTCAACAAGGCAAAAATCCTGAGGATGATCCTGGTGCATCTGCTCatcttctgcttctgtttcattCCCTACAATGTCAATCTCATCTTCTACGCCTTGGTCCGCTCCAGTGTTCTGAAGGGATGCTACGCAGAATATGTGGTCAGAACCATCTACCCCATTGCTCTGTGCATAGCAGTGACCAACTGCTGCTTTGATCCAGTTATTTACTACTTCACTTCAGAGACCATTCAGAGCTCCATCAAACGCAAGTCCACAGCCTGGCACAATGGTGCTAAGCTATTAGACAGACTACAGATGGACAGTAGTCaaaatacaacactgaaaaGCCAGACCCTGAGAGACTGA